The Mytilus galloprovincialis chromosome 4, xbMytGall1.hap1.1, whole genome shotgun sequence genome contains a region encoding:
- the LOC143072399 gene encoding solute carrier family 22 member 6-A-like isoform X1, with protein sequence MEVSTITCSSGQNRLNEISPATDVDNILKTLGGFGKYQKIQLLLICFFVLEDSFHLISSVYIAYRPFYQCEDINSTKYLQDRNVSQSSTIDISYGKCDIGIRVNTSLSSFTSKEACMNGYKYDIPKDRTTVTEWDLVCSGAERSELATTLIMLGQATGAVIFSPISDKIGRKPSNIFARIMYFFTALATVFSPNISVFLVFRFLQGTFQGGSLMTCTILYIELLPKELRHRAEGANITAWTTGLVLTSVIGYLCRDLTWRYMQLILAIITCHTLFDWLFLDESLRWLIANGKTEKAENLLKKATKANNTNYQLVIKSIEVEQSKDIPIKNQDATITAQSADSDEEEKSTVHKYSIFTILKNKRMLGCSIILWIAWITNSLTYYGLMLTTSTLSGDRYLNNILACLAEYPAAMVQQLFVNRIGRKCMLIIFHGIAGISMVLAMVCTTYGGENEWVPVLGTVFALLGRFAITGSFSTVFLYTSELYPTNLRNAGLGIASTIARIGSMLSPFAMTLSYIVPWGPAAVFASLNLFVTLSLLVLPETMGRELPTTVTELNSWYKDNNSCTFSRCSKKTHNLKNNINDAI encoded by the exons ATGGAGGTATCTACAATAACTTGTAGCTCAGGTCAAAATAGACTGAATGAAATTAGTCCGGCTACAGACGTAGACAACATCCTGAAAACACTAGGAGGTTTTGGAAAATACCAAAAAATTCAGTTACTTTTAATATGTTTCTTTGTATTGGAAGatagttttcatttaatttcatcCGTTTATATAG cTTATCGACCCTTTTACCAATGTGAAGACATTAACTCTACCAAATACTTACAAGACCGTAATGTTAGCCAATCATCTACCATAGATATATCATACGGGAAATGTGATATAGGTATACGCGTGAATACGTCTCTCTCCAGTTTCACCTCAAAGGAGGCTTGTATGAATGGCTACAAGTATGACATTCCAAAGGACAGAACGACGGTCACTGAG TGGGATCTTGTTTGCAGTGGCGCAGAACGTTCAGAACTGGCAACAACCCTGATTATGCTAGGTCAAGCAACAGGAGCAGTTATTTTCTCTCCTATATCAGATAAGATAGGACGAAAACCAAGCAATATATTCGCTAGAATTATGTACTTTTTCACAGCTTTGGCGACTGTGTTCTCTCCTAACATTTCAGTATTTTTGGTGTTCAGATTTCTACAAGGAACATTTCAGGGC GGAAGTCTTATGACATGTACAATTCTGTATATAGAATTGCTCCCAAAGGAACTACGACATCGTGCTGAAGGTGCTAATATAACCGCATGGACAACAGGGCTTGTCTTGACATCAGTGATTGGCTATTTGTGTCGGGATTTAACATGGAGATACATGCAACTGATTCTAGCCATCATAACTTGTCACACACTATTTGATTGGTT GTTTTTAGATGAGTCATTAAGATGGCTTATAGCTAATGGTAAAACTGAGAAAGctgaaaatttgttgaaaaaagcCACGAAGGCGAATAATACTAATTATCAATTGGTCATTAAAAGCATTGAAGTTGAACAGTCAAAAGATATTCCAATAAAAAATCAAGATGCCACAATAACAGCCCAATCTGCGGATTCAGATGAAGAGGAAAAATCAACAGTACATAAATATAGCATTTTCACAATATTGAAGAACAAAAGAATGCTGGGATGTTCTATTATACTTTGGATTGCTTG GATCACCAATTCCCTAACATACTATGGATTAATGCTAACTACATCGACCCTCTCTGGTGACCGATATCTCAATAATATTCTAGCTTGCCTTGCTGAATATCCGGCTGCGATGGTACAACAACTTTTTGTTAACAG AATAGGAAGAAAATGCATGCTAATAATATTTCATGGTATAGCTGGAATTTCAATGGTTTTGGCAATGGTCTGTACAACATATGGTG GTGAAAATGAATGGGTACCAGTATTAGGAACAGTCTTCGCATTGCTTGGAAGATTTGCCATAACAGGATCGTTCAGTACAGTGTTTCTATATACATCAGAATTATATCCTACGAATTTAAG GAATGCTGGTTTAGGCATTGCATCAACTATTGCTAGAATAGGATCCATGTTGTCACCATTCGCTATGACTCTT TCTTACATTGTTCCATGGGGCCCAGCAGCAGTGTTTGCTAGTTTAAATTTATTTGTCACCCTTTCTTTATTGGTTCTACCTGAGACTATGGGACGTGAACTACCAACAACAGTTACAGAGCTGAATTCCTGGTACAAAGATAATAATTCATGTACCTTCAGTCGATGTTCAAAGAAGACACACAActtgaaaaataacattaatgATGCAATATGA
- the LOC143072399 gene encoding solute carrier family 22 member 6-A-like isoform X2: MEVSTITCSSGQNRLNEISPATDVDNILKTLGGFGKYQKIQLLLICFFVLEDSFHLISSVYIAYRPFYQCEDINSTKYLQDRNVSQSSTIDISYGKCDIGIRVNTSLSSFTSKEACMNGYKYDIPKDRTTVTEWDLVCSGAERSELATTLIMLGQATGAVIFSPISDKIGRKPSNIFARIMYFFTALATVFSPNISVFLVFRFLQGTFQGGSLMTCTILYIELLPKELRHRAEGANITAWTTGLVLTSVIGYLCRDLTWRYMQLILAIITCHTLFDWFIEVEQSKDIPIKNQDATITAQSADSDEEEKSTVHKYSIFTILKNKRMLGCSIILWIAWITNSLTYYGLMLTTSTLSGDRYLNNILACLAEYPAAMVQQLFVNRIGRKCMLIIFHGIAGISMVLAMVCTTYGGENEWVPVLGTVFALLGRFAITGSFSTVFLYTSELYPTNLRNAGLGIASTIARIGSMLSPFAMTLSYIVPWGPAAVFASLNLFVTLSLLVLPETMGRELPTTVTELNSWYKDNNSCTFSRCSKKTHNLKNNINDAI, encoded by the exons ATGGAGGTATCTACAATAACTTGTAGCTCAGGTCAAAATAGACTGAATGAAATTAGTCCGGCTACAGACGTAGACAACATCCTGAAAACACTAGGAGGTTTTGGAAAATACCAAAAAATTCAGTTACTTTTAATATGTTTCTTTGTATTGGAAGatagttttcatttaatttcatcCGTTTATATAG cTTATCGACCCTTTTACCAATGTGAAGACATTAACTCTACCAAATACTTACAAGACCGTAATGTTAGCCAATCATCTACCATAGATATATCATACGGGAAATGTGATATAGGTATACGCGTGAATACGTCTCTCTCCAGTTTCACCTCAAAGGAGGCTTGTATGAATGGCTACAAGTATGACATTCCAAAGGACAGAACGACGGTCACTGAG TGGGATCTTGTTTGCAGTGGCGCAGAACGTTCAGAACTGGCAACAACCCTGATTATGCTAGGTCAAGCAACAGGAGCAGTTATTTTCTCTCCTATATCAGATAAGATAGGACGAAAACCAAGCAATATATTCGCTAGAATTATGTACTTTTTCACAGCTTTGGCGACTGTGTTCTCTCCTAACATTTCAGTATTTTTGGTGTTCAGATTTCTACAAGGAACATTTCAGGGC GGAAGTCTTATGACATGTACAATTCTGTATATAGAATTGCTCCCAAAGGAACTACGACATCGTGCTGAAGGTGCTAATATAACCGCATGGACAACAGGGCTTGTCTTGACATCAGTGATTGGCTATTTGTGTCGGGATTTAACATGGAGATACATGCAACTGATTCTAGCCATCATAACTTGTCACACACTATTTGATTGGTT CATTGAAGTTGAACAGTCAAAAGATATTCCAATAAAAAATCAAGATGCCACAATAACAGCCCAATCTGCGGATTCAGATGAAGAGGAAAAATCAACAGTACATAAATATAGCATTTTCACAATATTGAAGAACAAAAGAATGCTGGGATGTTCTATTATACTTTGGATTGCTTG GATCACCAATTCCCTAACATACTATGGATTAATGCTAACTACATCGACCCTCTCTGGTGACCGATATCTCAATAATATTCTAGCTTGCCTTGCTGAATATCCGGCTGCGATGGTACAACAACTTTTTGTTAACAG AATAGGAAGAAAATGCATGCTAATAATATTTCATGGTATAGCTGGAATTTCAATGGTTTTGGCAATGGTCTGTACAACATATGGTG GTGAAAATGAATGGGTACCAGTATTAGGAACAGTCTTCGCATTGCTTGGAAGATTTGCCATAACAGGATCGTTCAGTACAGTGTTTCTATATACATCAGAATTATATCCTACGAATTTAAG GAATGCTGGTTTAGGCATTGCATCAACTATTGCTAGAATAGGATCCATGTTGTCACCATTCGCTATGACTCTT TCTTACATTGTTCCATGGGGCCCAGCAGCAGTGTTTGCTAGTTTAAATTTATTTGTCACCCTTTCTTTATTGGTTCTACCTGAGACTATGGGACGTGAACTACCAACAACAGTTACAGAGCTGAATTCCTGGTACAAAGATAATAATTCATGTACCTTCAGTCGATGTTCAAAGAAGACACACAActtgaaaaataacattaatgATGCAATATGA